The Primulina huaijiensis isolate GDHJ02 chromosome 6, ASM1229523v2, whole genome shotgun sequence genomic sequence CAGAAACCACAGATAAATTATCAGAATGAGATGAATCAAGTTACCTCATTTTCGCTTGCAAGGTCCAACTTCCCTCTCAGGTATTTTTGAATCAGAGAAACCTGTATGCTCCCATCCCTGTGAAAATTGAACGGATATGATCAGTTATATTTGAAACTGAACGTCAAGTACAAAACTTTTAGTGCAAGAGCCCATAAACCATCCCTTGATTCATGTCTTTTTTCCAGTGCACTTAATAATTCAGCTAAACAAAAAGAGTGGAAAGTATAATAACCACGTTATAATATTCAGAGGGGATATGTGAGCATGAGTTCAATTATTCAGTTTGCATAGCAGAGACTCCAAAAGAGAATATATACAGAACTATCTGCAGTAATTCCACAACATAGTTCCGTAATAAAATTCAACTGTGGCAACCTTCATAGAACCACAATGAAAATCTAAAATCATGACGACCCACGTGAAAACTGTGAAGACCATGTAGGATCTATTGTAATGGTATTACCGGCCCACACGTACTCAAGGATCTGCTTACGAAGGTGTGAGATCAGTTGGTGCTGGTTCCTCATCATCCTTGGATTTATTTGCCTATGGGTGTGTTAGATCATTCACGGATCTAGGGGTGATGGACAAACGGAAACATAGAAACACCAATGTTTCAAAAAGACGTGGTGTGGACCTAAACGGTTACGACTCTAAAGATATCTGTTTCTGCTACAGCTTGAACTTAGTCTATGAGATGAGTAAGGCCAGTACATCCTTGGACCAAGAAAAGAGTTCTGAGAAGCATCAAAGAACACTGAAATCTATGTTGTTTAcacattattattttcaaactcaCGCCCACCGAGCAGTACTCATTTAGACTAGCCCAGCACCAACACTAGTCCACCTTCCCAAGAAAAGAGGCTCTCATCCGGGGAAATTTTCACTGCTGATTAAGATCTGCAATTGACAGTCAACTATATATTCATAAAATGGTAAGACGCTATGTAAAGTTTGAATTTACACAGAAACAGAAACTCTCAACCACAGTAGCACGGAAACATTTCAGAGGAATTCCCAATACCACGAGATTTTAATAATTAGGAATTGCTTGAACTATGACTTCTATATGTGTTAAGTAACATTCTTCTCATATACCATTGGCTGACATTTTGTTGACATGCATCCAGATAATTAAAGTTATAAGCCACTAATAATGTTAGTGCAATTCTGGTGTAGAATGTAAGGGATAAACATCCCAACAGGAACACTTTTTCACTcaaaagttaaaagtaataatagTTATCAAGCACTTACTTTATTCTTAGGTAACTAGAAGCAATCTGAGGTAAGGGTGCATGTGCATCCCTGAAGATATAATACAGAAAATTACAAAGGTAGTTGGcttcaaatcaaaattttatttcacatTGTTATAAGGATATAGGTGACTGCTTACTTTTCATCAGAGGCCACTAATGAGAACCAAATAGGACTATTTCGGTCAAATTTAGCACAGGCAGCATCAAGCACAACCGGAGGTGGAACCCTGAATTCTCCAAGCTTTTCGCCCTTTTTTTTTTGGCGACCTCTCCGCAATTTGTCAGGTCTTTCTGATTCTTGTGCAGTGTGAACAGTAGAGTTCTCAGCTTGAACCTTCGATTTCGGCCTGTTTTCCTTATGTTTGGTCTTAGCAAGATTTCTCTCATTGTCATGGGATTCTGATTTAGCAACAGATCCTTGAGTCGTAAACTTTGAAGATTTGCTCCTACTCGCTGCTTCCACCAAGCACGTTAATGGTTTCCAAAGATCAAGTTTTCCCTCCCAAAGTTCAGAATCATTCTCCCTTCCTTTATCAGAATTAGGATGATTAGACGGCTCAGCAGCAGTATGGTTCTGCAGCACACGGAAACGTAGTTGTAGCAAATGCAAAAATCTACACAGTTCACGAATTAGGTAATATTCAAACTAATTATAACTCTATACTTCACCTGCCGTGCATTCTGAgtaaattttgttaaaatatcCTGTGAGCTAGAGCTCTCAAGGTGGTCACTCGAGGATTCCTCTTTTCTAAAATGTTTCTCTATGATGAAACTTGAATCTCTTGATACTTTTCTAGCAATGGATTTTGATCTTCTACCAGTCATCCCACTCTGCGTCGAAACTCTTGGAGTGCTAACCACCAATGATGAGAGGGATCTTTCCTTTCTTTTGGCTGGAAACGTGACAGGAGTCACAACCTCCGGAGAATTCACATGTGTCCTCTTATAAGGGAATAATCTCGCCCTTATATCTTGCAAATTATGATCAGGCCTGATAAACGATTATGAGGGAAATGACAATGAAAAATGATGCAGCCCACGGTCAaatgaagaaatgtgagttgcACATAAAGGGCACGGACAAAAAGGTTCTATTTCAATTTTACTGCAGCAAGTCTGGTTGAAAAAAGTGGCATATGGCATATATACAAGAAGCAATGTGATGTTCACCATACGTAGGAAAATTTACAAGAACATGCAACAAAATTCCTGTATTGTACGCTaatgaaaagaaagaaagagcaTGAAGAGAAGTGCTGTATCAGTGCGAGCTAGTGTGTGAGAGAGAAAGCCATCAATGCTGACAGCTAGCTACCTCAATTTGTCTAAAGGAGCACATCCCAGATCAATATCGCAAACTGGACAGCACTCCATTTCCTCATCCAATAGCTTCTTGAATATGCATTTCCTGCAAACTGGATAATATTCAAAGATAAAAGAATATCAGATTCCTTAAACAAGATTtcatgaaaaagaattttaaaaattaggaAGCTTTCCAATTTGATCAATCACCGGATATGTCAAATATAGGCGTAACGAGTTAACTGAAATCAAGAACACACTTCAACACTATAAGGATAGAATCAATGNTATCTAATCATTTATCCAAAGATAAATAAACTTCCCACCAAGCAGACAAATACGTATGTCCAACAAGCCAAATATGGATACACAAATTCACACAAACAACCCATTAACACGTGTAGCTCCCAGATCGCTGGCACCCGATCCCACAAAACGAAAAATCGAAATTCGAATATCACAAACTCAACGCAAAAAACCCAGATGAAACAACCACCATCACATCCCAGAACAGGTGACAATTTGAGGAACTCGCACCAAATTACAAGAGAAATCCACGAATCCAAACAATTACGACAAGAGAGAAGCCACTCACACGTATGAAGGCATTCAATAATCGTAGTAGCATCGCGAAACAGCTTGTGGCAGAGAGGACACGTCATGCATGACGCCACCGACTCCCGCCTCGCTTTCACAATTTGATTCGGCATCGCACGATCGAATTTCCCCGAAAATCAACACAAGAAAAACCACGAACGAAAGCCACCACGTATCCTATGCGGTGCATGCTATCGCCACCGCATGAGGCATGGGATTTACGTCCATATCCACTGGCTCTTTAGCATCTGCAAGAAACCCATAAACCAGAGCCAGATTATTACAGCAAAAGCAAACGTCAGGCACCGTAATAATAACCACACACGCGTGTGACTACAAGATGGGATTGCTACATCAATCGACCAGCAAATCCGAGTATAAACAGCTGATATGGGGGAAAGCTGGACGTGGGTTCGAGGGATTGACTCTCGCGGATGATCTGAGAACTGGCTCTGGCTATATAGCTGGGGTGTGAGTCGAAATCGAGAAAGACAGAGTAGGAGCAAAGAACAAgtatgcacacacacacacacacacacacacactacacacACGCATATGTATATACATTGATTATCtgatatttcttttttctttcttatataatatttctaaataaaaaaatccatttttatattaaaaaaagacTATTTTTTTCTAAAGGAATGTTGTGGTAGAGAATGTAATTACACTAATTTGTGGGGGCCAAGATTAAATCCGCATTTGCACCTGTTAACATGTTTGTTGGGAACTTTGGGGTTAAGGCCCATGCTAGCATAGGTTGTTGGACGATTTTTCTATAGTACTTCCGGTCAACTTTGCCATGTTAACATGCGGTGTGTAAATCAAAGATGTAAACGAATCGATTCGAAAAATATTCCATTCAGATTTGAGTTTATTGAATTTGAGCTAATTTCAAAcatgttcgaattttttttcgagtcgaactcgagctcaaattattttgttcgacaGTTCGCGAACAACTCATgagttataatattttattaatctaatataattatatattaaataaataaatttcaaatatttcgagtacttattttttaacaataattCAAATAGTTCGTGAACATATTCGAATCTTTCGAGCTTTAATTCAAACCGAATTcgatctaaaaattttaaaattttcgaattttggaTCGAAGTCGAACAGAAGAAAACTAATTCGAGTCTTATTGTGTTCAATAAACCGTAAGAACATGTTTAACGGTAAGATGACATtgaaacattaattttttttattaattactcggtatttaaaaaaatttacacatgactaaaaaagattaaaattacatataactaaaatttcaaacttacgctaatttttcaaaaagaaacatgtaactaaaaaataaaaaagaaaagaaaaataaaattaattaaatatcattagttatttgatttataaactaaattagaaAAACGAGTTAAAGAAATAAAAGTTTAGTAAATACACTGACAAGTGTTGCATCTCGCCCACAACATGTAGGCAAAAATtggtgtgagacggtctcataggtcgtattttttgagacggatctcttatttggatcattcatgaaaaaatattactttttatgctaagaatattactttttattgtgaatatcgatagagttgacccgtctcacagataaagaatCGTGAGACGTTCTCACAAAAGACTTATTCAAACATGTATCTCTCGTATTGCAAGCAAAATTGTAGAAAGCAGTGTTTTTATAACCGTACCGTTAATCGAACCGGTCAAGCCTTAACAAATGGTTCAACCGGTTCAACCGAACGGTCGAACCggatcaataaaattaatattttatttattttatataataaataaaatggtaaaatattgattatttatgtttttatagtttttacttaatttttaagatgaaaattacaacaaatatccaaataaacatcacttttcaaattcaaaaatccaaattacACCTAACATGTAACCAAATAGTGATGACCAAGTTTAAGTGCCCAAGAAAACATCAAgtttaattatacaaaaaagtagCAAACATCAAATTTCTTATACAAAAAAGTATCAAACATCCAATTTCAACTTTCAAGTTGCATCCTTTGATGCCCACACCGCATCCAATTCTTGAAGTGTTCTTTCGTAGTCATTATCATCTTCATCCCCACCATCCAAAAGTTCTTCCAAGTC encodes the following:
- the LOC140978853 gene encoding E3 ubiquitin protein ligase DRIP2-like isoform X2 translates to MPNQIVKARRESVASCMTCPLCHKLFRDATTIIECLHTFCRKCIFKKLLDEEMECCPVCDIDLGCAPLDKLRPDHNLQDIRARLFPYKRTHVNSPEVVTPVTFPAKRKERSLSSLVVSTPRVSTQSGMTGRRSKSIARKVSRDSSFIIEKHFRKEESSSDHLESSSSQDILTKFTQNARQNHTAAEPSNHPNSDKGRENDSELWEGKLDLWKPLTCLVEAASRSKSSKFTTQGSVAKSESHDNERNLAKTKHKENRPKSKVQAENSTVHTAQESERPDKLRRGRQKKKGEKLGEFRVPPPVVLDAACAKFDRNSPIWFSLVASDEKDAHAPLPQIASSYLRIKS
- the LOC140978853 gene encoding E3 ubiquitin protein ligase DRIP2-like isoform X1, encoding MPNQIVKARRESVASCMTCPLCHKLFRDATTIIECLHTFCRKCIFKKLLDEEMECCPVCDIDLGCAPLDKLRPDHNLQDIRARLFPYKRTHVNSPEVVTPVTFPAKRKERSLSSLVVSTPRVSTQSGMTGRRSKSIARKVSRDSSFIIEKHFRKEESSSDHLESSSSQDILTKFTQNARQNHTAAEPSNHPNSDKGRENDSELWEGKLDLWKPLTCLVEAASRSKSSKFTTQGSVAKSESHDNERNLAKTKHKENRPKSKVQAENSTVHTAQESERPDKLRRGRQKKKGEKLGEFRVPPPVVLDAACAKFDRNSPIWFSLVASDEKDAHAPLPQIASSYLRIKDGSIQVSLIQKYLRGKLDLASENEVEIKCMGQTVIPTLTLHNLVELWLQMSGTERASATIGSSAKDFVMVLCYTRKFPDSS